A window of Desulfomonile tiedjei genomic DNA:
GCCATTGCCCTGGGCGAATCGCTGGAAGCCTTAGTCCCCAGTCCCATGTCTCTTTAGCCGCTCGACCACCTGGCTGTGGCCATTGGCGGCAGCGGCCAGCGAAGCCGTCTCGCCGTTTTTGTCCTTGGCGTTGGCGTTGGCTCCCTTTTCCAAAAGGACCTCGACAACTTCCAGGTGGCCTTGTTCCGCCGCCCAGATCAATGGCGTTCGGCCGTTCTCATCCTGTGCATTGATGTCTGCGCCTCTGCCAACAAGCAACTTTACTACTTCGATCTGTCCGGCCCAGGCGGGCAACATCAAGGCAGTTTGGTTTTTCTTGTCTCTTGCGTGGACATTCGCCCCGTTGTCCAGGAGCAGTTTGACAACCTCGTAGCCGCCTCGTCCCGAAGCCGACAGCAAGGCTGTTTCGCCGTTCTTGCTGTGCGCATTGATATCGGCCCCTTTTTCCAGTAGCAGCCTGACAATTTCGAGACTTCCTCTGACGCAAGCCATCATTAAGGCTGTTCGATCGTTTTTGTCCTTGGAATTGGCGTCAGCCCCTTCGCTTAGAAGGGTCTCTGCGTCCTGCACGTCCATTCGTGCAGCAGCGCTCATCAATGCCGCGTTCATGTCGCCCTTGTCCTGAGCCGCAGACAGACCACCCCAGGTCACCAGGACAATGATCATTGCTATGGTTGGTGCTTTTCTTTTCATGCCGACGACACAGCACTTGCGAATGAAATGGATTGGTTATCCGCCGGACGTTTATGAAGAAGCCACGGGTGACTCGGACGGTCTCTTGGCCAGCCCCTTGGATTTCAATAGCTGCAACCTTTTCTTGACTGCTTCCTTGTTCCGATCCTGCAACATCTCTGCAATTTCCCGATTGCTGAGCGCCAAGGTCAGTACCACAAGGTCCTCCCGGAGAGTCCATGCCTTTGGCGAGGTGTTCCTCTTCAGACTCATCAAAACCTTCAATTCTTTGGGCGTAAATTGGCGCAGAAGTTCGTAGCTTTGCTTAATTCTTTCAAGTCGGGTCCTGGAGGCCAGGTCCCCAGGCACGGCGCCATGAATAAAATCTTCGTCCGTATCAAACTCGTTTGCCGGTTCCCCGTTGAGCCAGGGTTCCAACTCCCTGGAATCAGGCCACCAATGTGCGCCCTCATCAGGTTCGGCCGGACCAACCCCGACTTTTTTCCCTTTTCGGCCCTCGTCAACCACGGTGACTCCTTTTTTCATGAGCAATTCATAGTAAATTATGGGCGTAAGGTGGCCGACAAAAATTCTGCGGCAGGCCCGAGATGCCCTCGACCAGCACTTAACGTATCAGCGACTTCCACGCCCTTTCGATCCGCGGAACTCGCTCAGATTCAAGCACAAAGCGGACCTTAGATCCGCCAGTTCATGAATCCCTTCATTCTCGATGACAAACAATCCCAATCTATACGATCCTGACCGGAAACGCAACCGCCTATTCTTTCTCACATATTATGCGGAAATACTTCCGTTTCCCTACCTGGAGGATCTTCTCACTGGGTCCGAGGACGATTTCTGCAGACGGGTCAGAGACCTTTTCGCCTTCCAGTTTCACTCCACCCTGGTCCACCAACCTTCTCGCCTCACCTTTCGAAACCGAGGCGCAAGCGGCAACGATTTCATATGCGGCCATTTTGCTTGACGGAAGCACTACGCGAGGCATTTGATCGGGCAATTCTTTCCGCTGAACCACCTTCTCAAAATGCTCTTCACCTTTGGCCGCGGCGCTCGCGTGGTGATATTCCGTGACAATGCTGCGAGCGAGCGCCTTCTTTATCTGCATGGGGTGCAACGGGTCCCCGTGATCTTGATGTTTTTCGATTTCCGACAAAGCTGCCGCATATCGCTGCACCTCCGCCGGGTCCACATCCGTGAGCAGAGTAAAATATTTTATTATCAAGTTGTCCTGAATGGACATGGTCTTTCCAAACATGTCTTCGGGCGTATCATCCACGGCAATGTAATTGCCTTCGGTTTTGCTCATTTTTTTGGAGCCGTCGAGCCCTTCGATCAGAGGCGTCATGATGACCACTTGGGGCGCCTGGCCGAACTGAATTTGCAGATCTCGGCCGGCCAAGAGATTAAATTTCTGGTCTGTGCCGCCAAGTTCCACATCACATTGCAGAGCCACAGAATCGTAGCCCTGCATGAGCGGGTAAAGGAATTCGGTAATGCTGATGGGGCTACCTTCGCGAAATCGCTTTTCAAAGTCGTTCCGTTCCAGCATTCTGGCCACGGTCGATCTGTAAGCCAAATCCAGGCAGTCCGCGAAGGACATGGAATCAAACCATTCACCGTTGCTGCGCAGTTCGGTTTTTTCTTCGTTAAGTATTCTGAAAACCTGATCCTTGAAGGTCTTTGCATGCTCCCAGACCTGCTCCTTGGTCAACCGTACCCTGGCCTCGCTGCGCTCCGTGGGGTCACCGATGCGGGCCGTGAAATCTCCCACCAAAAAGATCGCGATGTGTCCAACATCCTGAAAATGTTTAAGCTTCCTGATTGTTACCATGTGGCCCAGATGAATGTCCGCGGCTGTGGGGTCCACTCCCAGCTTAACTCGAAGCGGTCTTCCTGTTTTCATGCTGTCTGCAATGCGCTGCCGCATCTCCTGCTCGTGTATGATTTCCTCTACGCCTCGCATGATCTTTTGCATCTGGGTTTCAATGTCGGGAAATGGCATGAAATTACCTTCCTGTGTTCAACGATTGGCGTTCGCTCGTGGAATGCAATGTTAATCCAAAAAAAGTCCACACTTCCGGCTCAAAGTCAAGCCCAAAACGTGGCCCCCTGCTTCCAGTCATTCCGGAGCGTGCCGGAATCCAGGCTTTCCTTCAATCCGGAGTTCCACCCGGGAGTTCCGGACTCTGGCCCCTGCGCTTCTCTACCCTGCGTAATTGAGTGGTTACGCTTTCTGTGGCAGTTCAATTGTCGGCCGAGAAACAAGAATCTTCCTCAAATTGAAGCATTGGCGAGTTGAAATGCATCTAATTTTAGAAGAAGGAATTGATCCCTAGACGACCACTTGCCAAGGAGTAGTGAGATGTCTATCCTAGCGATTTTCGGAATGGTAGCCTGGGCCCTGGCGGTTGCTGTCATCATAG
This region includes:
- a CDS encoding tyrosine--tRNA ligase, encoding MPFPDIETQMQKIMRGVEEIIHEQEMRQRIADSMKTGRPLRVKLGVDPTAADIHLGHMVTIRKLKHFQDVGHIAIFLVGDFTARIGDPTERSEARVRLTKEQVWEHAKTFKDQVFRILNEEKTELRSNGEWFDSMSFADCLDLAYRSTVARMLERNDFEKRFREGSPISITEFLYPLMQGYDSVALQCDVELGGTDQKFNLLAGRDLQIQFGQAPQVVIMTPLIEGLDGSKKMSKTEGNYIAVDDTPEDMFGKTMSIQDNLIIKYFTLLTDVDPAEVQRYAAALSEIEKHQDHGDPLHPMQIKKALARSIVTEYHHASAAAKGEEHFEKVVQRKELPDQMPRVVLPSSKMAAYEIVAACASVSKGEARRLVDQGGVKLEGEKVSDPSAEIVLGPSEKILQVGKRKYFRIICEKE
- a CDS encoding ankyrin repeat domain-containing protein, with product MKRKAPTIAMIIVLVTWGGLSAAQDKGDMNAALMSAAARMDVQDAETLLSEGADANSKDKNDRTALMMACVRGSLEIVRLLLEKGADINAHSKNGETALLSASGRGGYEVVKLLLDNGANVHARDKKNQTALMLPAWAGQIEVVKLLVGRGADINAQDENGRTPLIWAAEQGHLEVVEVLLEKGANANAKDKNGETASLAAAANGHSQVVERLKRHGTGD